Sequence from the Hamadaea flava genome:
ATCAACTGCACGGTGTAGACGTGCCGGTTGACGTTGTCGAAGGCGAAGGACTGCAACACGGTCTTGTTGTGCAGCCGCTGCGTCCGGAACAGCGGCCGGCCGGGCGCGGCCAGGTCGAAGCGCGCCGGCCCGGCGGCTGCGGCCGTGGTGTCGGCGGCGGTCGTGCCGGTGGCCATGGCGGCCGTGCTCGGCAGGGCTGCGGCGAGCGCGCCGAGCCCGGCGGCCTGGAACAGCGTACGGCGGGCGAGGGACATGGAACCTCCAAAGGGGACGGTGGTGCTACTGGAACCGCTTCATCACCCCGTCGGCGAGGGCGTCGGCGGCCGCCGCGAGATGGGTTCCCGCGGCGTCCAACCGGTGAAGGAGCAGGGTCGCCTTCAGGACGTCGGCGGTGAGCGGCTGATCGAGCAGCCGGGACAGCGCGTGTTGGTACTCCGTACGCAGTCCCTGCTTCTTGGCGCGCAAGGCGAGTTCGGCCGCCTCGACCGGATTGCGGGGCAGGCGCAGCACCGCTTCGGCGAGTCCGGCGAGACCGCGCGCGAGCGCGTCGAGCACCGGCGGGCAGGCCGGCAGGGCGGTGAGACCGAAGAGGTCGGCCTCCCGGATGAAGTCGCGGACGGCGTCGAGCACGTCGTCCACGCTGCGAGACAGGCGGAACAGGTCTTCCCGGTCGACCGGGGAGGTGACGCTGCGGCGCAGGCGCTGGACCAGCCGCGCTCGCCCGTCGTCCCCGGCGTGCTCGATCTCCGCCGCACGCTGCCGGGCGGTCGAGGCGGCCACCTCGCCCCGGGCCAGGGCGGCGGCCAGACGGGTACCGTCGGCAGCGATCGCTATCTGGTCGGCGACCAGCTGGGCGAGCAGTTCGTCGCCGCGTCCGGACAGGTCGCGGAGCAGATCGCCGATACGGGCCGGCATCAGTGGACCGCCGTCCGAGCCAGGACGCCGCCGGCCTCGCCGACCGCGCACGCGCGGACGCGCAGACCGAGTCCCACCAGGGCACCGCCGTCGTCGAACCCGGGGAAGAGGGTGAAGACGGCGGCCAGTGCGAAGCCCAACCAGTTCATGAGGATGTTATTTAACACTCGTTCTCACGCAGTATCAATGCCTCTTTACCGCACGACGATGTTAAGTTAACATCCTCTCGTGATGATCAACCCCGCGGGCGAACTGTGGGCGGGCGTCGACGTCGGGACCCAGAGCCTGCGGGTGTACCTCGTGAACGGTGCGGGCTCGATCGCTGGACGCGGCTCGGGCCGGCTCACCAGTCACCGCGCGCTCGGCAGGGACGGCGCCCCACGGCACGTTCAAGACCCGGACCAGTGGTGGCAGGTGCTCGGCGAGGCGTTCCGCCAAGCGCTGTCCGGTGTGGACGCCGAGCGGGTGCGGGGCGTCGGGTTCTGCAGCACCTCCGGCACCTTCGTGCTGGCCGGACCGGACGGGCTCGCCCTGACCCCGGCCCTGATGTACGACGACGGGCGGGCGTACGCCGAAGCCGCCGAGGTCGCCGAGGCCGGTGCGGAGCTGTGGCTCTCCCTCGGCTATCCGATCCAGCCGAGCTGGGCACTGCCGAAACTGGTGCACCTGATCCGGTCGGGCCATCATGGGCGGCTGCAACACTGCGCCGACCACCTGGCCGGGCGGCTGGCGGGGGAGGCGGTCGCCACCGACTGGAGTCACGCCCTGAAGACCGGCTACGACGTCGAGGCCGGGACCTGGCCCACCCCCGTGCTCGATCGGCTCGGCGTACCGGCGGGCATGCTGCCGGACGTCGTCCGCCCGGGGCACCGGATCGGCAGCGTCGGCGCCGTGGGCGCGGAGCACACCGGGCTGCCCGTCGGCACCGCGCTGCACGCGGGACTGACCGACGGCTGCGCCGCCCAGGTCGCGGCGGGCGCGCTGACGCCGGGCGCGTGGAACTCCGTGCTCGGCACCACCCTCGTCCTCAAGGGCGTCACCCCCGAACGGCTGCGCGACCCGGGCGGCGCGGTCTACTCCCACCGGCATCCCGACGGCGGCTGGCTGCCCGGCGGCGCGTCCAACGTGGGCGCCGGAGCGCTGGAGGCCCGGTTCCCCGGGGCTGACCGGGCCGCGCTGGACGCCGCCGCAGCCGCCTTCGAACCGGCGTCCGGCCTGACCTATCCGCTGCTCACCCGGGGCGAGCGCTTCCCGTTCGTCGATCCGGCGGCGGAAGCCTTCGACACCGGCGACTTCACCGGTCCGGCCGACCGATACGCGGCACTGCTGCAGGGCGTCGCCTTCGTCGAGCGCCTCTGCTTCGCGTACCTCGAAGGGCTGGGCGCGGACGTCTCCGGCCCGATCAGCGTGACCGGCGGGGCGACCCGCAGTCCCTACTGGACGCAGCTGCGCGCGGACATCCTGGGCCGGGACGTGATCCTGCCCGCCCACGCCGAACCGGCCTTCGGCGCGGCGGCGGCCGCGGCGGCCGGCGACGGTTCCCTGACCGCCGCCGCGGAGAAGATGGCTGGGGCCGGGCGGGTCGTGCCGCACCGGCCGGAGGTGCATGAACGCTTCGCCGAGCCCTATGCGAGATTCGTCGGCGAACTGCGTGACCGCGGATATCTGGGGGACGACCGATGACGACCTTGGTGCTGGCCCGGCACGGGCGTACCGCTTGGCACTCGCCGAACCGGTACGCCGGCCGCAGCGACATCCCGCTCGACGAGCACGGCCGCCGGCAGGCCGATGCCCTGGCGAGCTGGGCGAGGTCGCAGGAGTTCACCGGGCTGGCCTGCTCGACGCTGCAACGCGCCCAGGCCACCGTCGCGCCCACCGCGTCATTGCTGAACATGACGCCGGTGGTCGACGCCCGGCTGCGGGAGCTGGACTTCGGCATCGCCGAGGGCAAGACCCTGCCGGAGGTACGCGAGATCGACCCGGCGGCGGTGGATCGGTTCGTCGCCGACCCGGTGGCGCATCACTTCCCGGGCGGGGAGGATCCGCGCGACGCCGTCGCCCGAACGCTGACCGCCCTCGCCGAACTGGCCGAGGGCCAGGAGAAGCTGCTGGTCGTCGCACACAACACGCTGCTGCGCCTGGTCACCTGCGCGGTGCTCGGCGTACCGCTGAGCGAGTATCGGCGACGGCTGCCCGAGCTGGACCCGGCGGCGACCGTGACCTTCCGGCTCACCGGCGACCAGTACGCCCTGCTGGCGTACAACGTGCCGCTGGCCGCAGGATAGTCCGCATGACCGCCTCCGAGACCGCCGACCGCGGCCGCCCGGCCCAGCGTCAGGCCGAGATCGCCGAGTACGTGATGCAGCAAGGGTCGGTGTCCGCCGCCGACCTGGCCGAGATGTTCCACGTCAGTCTGATGACGGTGCACCGCGACCTCGACGAGCTGGAGAAGCAGGGGGTCGTCCGGAAATTCCGCGGCGGCGTCAGCGCTCAGCCGTCCAGCGTCTTCGAGAGCAACGTCTCCTATCGGCTGCGGGCCGCCCGGACCGAGAAGCTGGCGCTGGCGCAACGCGCCCGGGAACTCGTCGAACCCGGGATGGCGGTGATGCTCGACGACTCGACGAGCACGCTGGAGCTGGCCCGGCTGCTCGTCGACGCCGGTCCGCTGACGGTCATCACGAACTTCCTCGAGACCATCAAGCTGCTGTCGGGCGTACGCGGCATCCGGTTGCTCTCGCTCGGCGGCGAGTACTACGCGACCCATGACTCGTTCCTCGGCGTGCCGTGCATGGAGGCGATCGAGGCGCTGCGAGTGGATCTGCTGTTCGCCTCGACCTCGGCCGTCTCCGGTTCGTACGCGTACCACCAGGAGCAGGAGATCGTGCTGGTCAAGCGGGCGATGATCCGCTGCGCCCAGCGCTCGGTCCTGCTCGTCGACCACACCAAGCTGGGCCGGGTCGCCTTGCACCGGGTCGCCCCGCTGCGCGACTTCGACCTGGTGCTGACCGACTCCGGCGCACCCGCCGAGACGTTACGAGAGATGCGGGAGAACGGTGTCGCGTACGAGATCGTCTGAGCCGGTCGTCGTCGGGGTCGACGCGGGCACCACGCTCACCAAGGCGGTGGCCTTCTCGGTCACCGGCGAGCCGCTGGCGCGCGCCGCCCGGCCGACCCGGGTCGATCGCGTCGGACCAGGCTGGTACGAGCAGGACGCCGACCTCGTGGTGGCCTCGGTCGAGGAGGTCCTGGCCGAGCTGCGGGAGTCGACCGGTCCGGTGCTGGCGATCGGCGTGACCGCGCAGGGCGACGGCCTCTGGCTGGTGGACGCCGACGGCCGTCCGGTGCGCCCGGCGATCTCGTGGATGGACGGCCGGGCGGCCGGGATCGTCCGCGACTGGGACGCGGCCGGGCTGCTCACGGCAGGTTTCCGCCGGACGGGGACGCTGATGTTCCCCGGTGCGCAGGCGCCACTGCTGGCCTGGCTCGCCGCCAACGAACCGGAGCAGCTCAAGCGGGCTGCCGGGGCGGCGTACTGCAAAGACGTGATCCTTCATCGGTTGACCGGCGTACGCGCGACCGACCCGACCGACCAACGGGATCTGCTCGACCTATGTGGACTCGGTGAGCACGAGCGCCTCCTGCTCCCGGCCCGGACCGCCCCTTCGGGCCGGCTGCCGGACGGTACGCCGGTCGTCGCCGCCCTCTACGACCTGCCCGCGTCCGCCCTGGGCGCCGGGGTGACCGCCGTCGGCGACGGCCTCCTCATCCTCGGCACGACGCTGGCCTGCCAGGTTCTCGTGGACGCCGTCGACACTGCCGCCGAACCGGCCGGGCTCAGTCTGCGTACCTGGGCGGAGGGCCGGTGGTTGCGGGCGCTGCCCGCGATGGTCGGCACCGCCGCGTTGGACTGGGCGCTGCGGCTGGTCTCGGCGACCGTGGCCGACCTGCCGGACCTGCTCGCCACCGGCGACTCGGCCGGGCTGAGTGTGCTGCCGTATTTCTCCGAGGCGGGCGAACGCGCCCCGTTCGTCGATCCCCGCGCGCGGGGTCGCCTCGACGGCCTGCATCTCGGCACCCGTCCCGCCGACGTCGTGCGGGCGGTGTGCGAGGCGATCGCGTACAGCGCCCGGCATTGCCTGACCGCCGCCGGGCTCTCCGGCGAGCTGACGGCCTGTGGCGGCGGGCTGGCCACCCCGGCCTGGGCGCAGATCTTCGCCGACGTGCTCGGCCGGCCGATCCGCGTACTCGCGGGGCAAGAGGTCGGGGCGCGCGGAGCCGCACTGGCCGCCGCCGCGGCGCTGCCCGGCGACGTCGTTTTCGCGCCCGTCCCGGGAATCGTTTACGAGCCGCAGACCTCCTACGAGGACCGGTACGCCCGGTATCTCGACCATGTCGAACAGGCCCGAAACACCTGGTGAAAGGAATACCCGTGCCACCCCTGAAGATCCTCGCCGCCGGCGATCACTTCGTCACCCCCGCCCTGCTCACGGCCGCGCTCCGCGACCGGGTCGGGACGGCCGAGATCCAGGAGCTGACGCTGCCCTGGCCGCTGGTCCCGTTCGGGCCGGTGGCCGAGGTGGACGAGGCCTCCGACGCCGAGGACGAGCTGATCGCCGCGCTGCCCGGGGTTCAGGTGCTGGTCACGCAGATGGCGCCGGTCACCGAGCGGGTCCTGGCCGCCGCGCCCGACCTGCGGCTCGTCGTCGTCTGCCGGGGTGGCCCGGTCAACGTCAACCTGGCGGCCGCGGACCGCCACGGGGTCACCGTCCGCACCACGCCCGGCCGCAACGCGATCGCCGCGGCGGAACATGCTGTGGCGCTGCTGCTGGCGGCGCTGCGCCAGATTCCCCAGATCCACCAAGGCGTACGCGACGGGCAGTGGCGTAGCGACCTGTACGCCCTCGACGAGGTGGGCAGCGAGCTGGCCGGGACGACGGCCGGGTTGATCGGATACGGGGCGATCGGCGCACGAGTCGCCAGGATTCTGCGCGCCTTCGAGGCGACGGTGCTGGTGTACGACCCGTTCGTGACGACCGCACCTGAGGGCGTCGACCTGGTCGGCTTGGACGAACTGCTCGCCCGGAGCACGGCGGTGAGCCTGCACGCCCGGCTGACCCCGGAGAACCGGCACATGATCGGTGCAGCGCAGATCGCGCGGATGCCGCGCGGATCGGTGCTGGTCAACACGGCCCGAGGCGGGCTGCTCGACTACGAGGCGGTCGTCGACGCGCTCGACTCCGGGCACCTCGGCGCGGCCGCCTTCGACGTGTACGACGCCGAGCCGATCCCGGCGGGGTCGCGGCTGCTCAAGGCTCCGCGTACGGTGTTGACGCCGCACCTGGCCGGGGCGACCCGGCAGACCGCCGAACGCGCCGCGACGCTCGCCGCGGCCGAGGTCGCCTCCCATTACGGCTTGTCATGACAGCGGCGTTACCGTCGGCGGACTTGCTGACCGCCGCGCAGGACGCCGTCGACCTCGCCGCCGGGATGCTGCGTACGCGGCTGCCAGGGGTGCTGACCGCCAAGGGCGACCGGGACATGGCGTCCGAGGTGGACTACGCGGTCGAACGCGCGGTGCGGTCGTTCCTGGCGGAGCGTACGCCCGACGTCGGGTTCCTCGGTGAGGAGGAAGGCGCAGCCGGCGCCGCCGACGGACTGACCTGGGTGCTGGATCCGGTCGACGGCACGGTGAACCTCGTGCACGGCATCCCGCTGGTGGCCGTCTCGTTGGGACTCGTCCTGGCGGGCACACCCATCCTCGGGGTGGTCGACACTCCGTTCCTGCACCGGCGATATCACGCCGTCCGGGGCGACGGTGCGTACGCCGACGGCCGGCCCATCCGGGCGAGCGGGGTGAGCAGGCTGGCCGACGCCGTGGTGGCCGTCGGGGACTACGCCGTCGGCGAGGACGCCGACGTGAAGAACGCCGACCGGCTGGCCGTCACCGGTCGCCTCGTGCCCCGGGTCCAGCGCGTACGCATGCTGGGCAGCGCCGCGATCGACCTGGTCTGGGTGGCCGAGGGCCGGCTGGACGCCCTGGTCATGCTCGCCAACAAACCCTGGGACACCGCTGCCGGCGTGGTCATCGCCCGCGAGGCGGGCGCCCAGGTCGTGGACCGGACGGGCGCCCCGCACACCATGGCCTCCGGCGAGACGCTCGCCGGTGCGCCGCAGTTGCTGGACGAGCTTCTCCCGCTCGTTGGTGTGCGTTAACGGCCTTCTTAACATCGCTTCTCACAGCGTTTCGCGCCGGTTGAGCGCATTAGGGCTTGCTCGCTTTGTGTCCGTCGTGTTAACTGCTTCCGTGATCAAAACGCTGTAGGGCGTTAAGTTGTGTGCTGTTAGGAGAGACCGTGTTCCTGACCATCGCGCACCGGGGTGACCCGTTGGTGCACCGCGAGAACACCATGCCGTCGTTCCGCTCGGCCGTCGACAAGGGCGCCAACACCGTCGAGTTCGACCTGCGCCTGACGCGCGACGGCCGGATCGCGCTCCTGCACGACGCGTCGTTGCAGCGGCTCTGGGGTGTGGACGCCCAGTTCGCCGACCTTACCCTGGCCGAGCTGCGCGCGATCGACGGCGAGGGCTACCAGGTGCCGGAGTTCGCCGAGCTGATCGACGAGTTCGACGACGTCACCTTCCTCGTCGACCTCAAGACCGACGACGTGGTGGCGCCGGCCGTCGAGGCGCTGCGCAAGAAGCCGGGCGCGTTCGAGCGGGCCATCTTCGTGGCGGCCCGGCGAGGCGGCCGGGAGGCGCTGATCAAGCTGCGGCAGGACGAGCCCGACGCGATCATCGGGCTGGACTGGACCGAGGAGAACCCGGCCCCGGCCGACCTCCTCGACGCGATGAAGCCGCAGTACTTCGGCCCACGTTGGGCCGTCGCCGACGCCGCCGAGGTGCCCCGCATGCGGGCCGAAGGCTACCGCGTCTGGGTCGGCCCGCTCGCCGACCCGGCGCAGGTCGCCGCCGCGGTCGCGTACGGGGTCGACGGGCTCGTCGCCGACGACATCGCCGAGCTGCTCTCCCTGCTGCCATGAGCACCCTGGAGACCGCGCGCCCGGCGACCCAGCAGCCGGATACCCCGGTACGCCGTCGCAAGCCGAAGCGTGCGCGGGAGTACCTGACGTTCCTCGCGCTCGTCGCGCCGAACTTCATCCTGCTCGCGGTCTTCTCGTACTGGCCGGTCATCTACAACGCGTACCTGAGCCTCACCGACTGGAACCTGATCGCGCCCATGCCGACCTTCGTCGGCCTGGAGAACTATCAGGAACTGCTGACCGGGCACGAGTTCCGCGAGGTGCTGCTGACGACGGTGATCTTCGTCGTCGGCATCGTCGGCGGCAGCCTCGTCCTCGGGCTGGGCGTGGCCCTGCTGCTGAACCAGAAGCTCAAGGGCCGCGGCGTCGTCCGCACAATGGTCTTCGCGCCGCACGTGCTGTCGGGCGCCGCGGTCGGTCTGGCCTGGGTCTTCATCTTCGACCCGAACTACGGGCTGTCCCGGGTGGCGTTCTCCGCCATCGGGCAGAGTTCCCCGTCCTGGCTGACCGACTCCGGATGGGCGTTGCCCGCCGTGATGATCGTGTACCTCTGGAAGAACGTCGGCTTCTCGGCCATCGTCTACCTGGCCGGGCTGCAGGGTATGCCGAAGGACCTCTACGAGTCGGCGTCGCTGGACGGCGCGGGCGCGTGGACCGTCTTCCGGCGGATCACCCTGCCGCTGCTCTCGCCGGTCACCTTCTTCCTGATGATCACCACGATCATCTCGTCGTTCCAGGCCTTCGACGTCATCGCCGTGATGACCGACGGCGGTCCGGGCGGCGCCACGACCATCCTCTCCTGGTACGTCTACGAGAAGGGCTTCAGCGACTTCGAGGCGGGCCCGGCCGGTGCCGGCGCCGTCGTCATGTTCGTGATCCTGCTGGTGATCACGCTGCTGCAGACCCGGTTCGTCGAGCGGAAGGTCCACTACCGATGACCGTCGCCCGCAAGTTCAGCCTGTACCTGTCGCTGACGGTGGTCGGCGTGATCATGGTCGGCCCGCTGTACTGGTTGTTCGCCTCGTCGCTCAAGCCGTCGGCCGACATCTACTCGTTCCCGCCGGCCTGGTGGCCGACCAGTTTCGAGTGGCACAACTACGTCGACGCGTGGAAGTCGGCCCCATTCGGCGACTTCTACCTCAACTCCATCATCACGACCGTGGCGGGAACGGCCCTGGAGGTCGCCAACGCCGTGCTCACGGCGTACGCCTTCGTGTTCCTGCGGTTCCCGTTCAAGCGGGTGCTGTTCGGCATCCTGCTCGCCGCCCTGATGGTGCCCGGCCATGTGGTGCTCCTCCCGAACTACCTCACCGTCTCCGAGCTGGGCTGGATCAACACCTACCAGGGCATCGTCATCCCCGGGGCGGCCTCGGCGTTCGGGGCGTTCCTACTGCGCCAGCACATGCTGACGCTGCCCGACGAGATCATCGACGCCGCCCGCGTCGACGGCGCCGGGCACCTGCGCCGGCTGTTCAGCGTCGTCCTGCCGCTGTCCAAGCCGATGGTGATCACCGTGACCATCGTGTCGATGGTCGGCAAGTGGAACGACTTCGTCTGGCCCCTCATCGTCACCAACACCAACAGCATGCGGACCCTCCCGGTCGGCCTGCTCCTGCTGAAGAACGCCGAAGGCTACGTGAACTGGGGCTCGGTCATGGCCGCCACCGTCTTCGTGGTCCTGCCCGTCCTCGTCGTGTTCTTCATCGCTCAGCGCCAGATCGTCGCCGGGTTGACCCAGGGCGCCGTCAAGGGCTGACACCCCTCCCTCGATCTGTCCAGAAAGGATCGTCAATGAAGACTTCCCTGAGCCGTCGCAGTCTGCTCGGCCTCGCCGGGGGCGCCCTGCTCGCCGGCCCGCTCGCCGCCTGCGGTGGTGGGTCCGGCGGTGGCGCCGGCGGCTTCTCCCAGCCTGAGGGAAAGGTCCCCGCGCAGTACGGCAAGCGGCAGCGCGTGGTCATCTGGTTCCCCTACACCGGCGCCACCGGTGACGCGTTCACCAAGCTCGTCGGCAAGTTCAACGACTCCCAGCAGAACATCTACCTGGAGGCGCAGTTCCAGGGCACCTACGACGAGGTCGCCCAGAAGCTCGCCGCCGGCATGCAGGCCCGGCAGGTGCCGGACATGTGCATCTTCTCCGAGGTCACCTGGCGGAAGTTCTACCTCAACGACGCCCTCGAACCCCTCAACGGCTACTTCGGCAACGGCCTGGCGACCACGGACTACGTGGACACCCTGATCGCGGAGGGCACCGTCAAGAACGACACCTGGTGGGTGCCCTTCGGCCGCAGCACGCCGCTCTTCTACTACAACAAGACGATGTTCGCCCAGGCCGGGCTGCCCGACCGGGGTCCGAAGACGTGGGCCGAACTGCGCGAGTGGGCGCCGGCGCTGCAGAAGGTGAAGGTCAACGGGCAGTCGCCGAAGCTGCACGCGTACCCGCAGGTGGACGGGGACTGGATGTTCCAGGGCGCGGTCTGGCAGTGGGACGGCAACTACTCGAAGAACCTGGACGTCACCATCGACCAGGGCGGGGCTGTCGAGGCGGGCGAGTTCCAGCGCACGCTGATCCACACCGACAAGCAGGCGTACATGGCGAAGAGCCCGAAGGTCGACTTCGCCAACGGCCTGATCGCCACCCTCCAGGAGTCCACCGGTACGCTCGGCAGCCTGCTCAAGGACGCCAAGTTCGAGGTCGGCGCGGCGTTCGTCCCGGAGCAGAAGAAGTTCGGCTGCCCGACCGGCGGCGGCGGTCTGTCCCTGCTGGCCGGCGTGCCGAAGGACCGTAAGCAGGCCGCGTTCGAGTTCATCAAGTTCGCCGCGCAGGCGGAGAACGCGGCGCAATGGTCGGTCGACACCGGGTACCTGCCGGCGACGAAGGCGGCCCTGACCGCCCCGGCGATGGCGCAGCGATTCACCGAGCGCCCGGCCTTCAAGGTGGCCGTCGACCAGCTGCCCAAGACGCAGGCCCAGGACATCGTGCGGCTGATGGTGCCCAACGCCAACAAGGTGATCTACGGCGGCCTGCAGAAGATCTACGCCGACAACAAGCCGGCCCAGGAGGTCTTCACCGAGGTGGCGACGGAGCTGCGCAAGAACACCGACAGCGTCCGCGACGCCATCTCCAAGCACATCTGATCGGCCCCAGCGGCAAAGCGGGATTCAGCCCGCGAGGAAGCTGAAGCGCACCTGGCGAGTCGGGTTGTCCCCGTTCGGATCGACGAGGCAGACCGACTGCCAGGTGCCCAGCGCGATGCGGCCGCCGAGCACCGGCAGCGTCGCGTACGGCGCGATGAACGCGGGCAGCACATGGTCGCGGCCGTGTCCGGGCGAGCCGTGCCGATGCCGCCAGCGGTCGTCGGTCGGCAGCAGATCGTCGAGGGCGGTCAGCAGATCGTCGTCGCTGCCCGCCCCGGTCTCGATGATCGCGATGCCGGCCGTGGCGTGCGGGGCGAAGACGTGCAGCAACCCGTCGCCCCGGC
This genomic interval carries:
- a CDS encoding FGGY-family carbohydrate kinase, which produces MINPAGELWAGVDVGTQSLRVYLVNGAGSIAGRGSGRLTSHRALGRDGAPRHVQDPDQWWQVLGEAFRQALSGVDAERVRGVGFCSTSGTFVLAGPDGLALTPALMYDDGRAYAEAAEVAEAGAELWLSLGYPIQPSWALPKLVHLIRSGHHGRLQHCADHLAGRLAGEAVATDWSHALKTGYDVEAGTWPTPVLDRLGVPAGMLPDVVRPGHRIGSVGAVGAEHTGLPVGTALHAGLTDGCAAQVAAGALTPGAWNSVLGTTLVLKGVTPERLRDPGGAVYSHRHPDGGWLPGGASNVGAGALEARFPGADRAALDAAAAAFEPASGLTYPLLTRGERFPFVDPAAEAFDTGDFTGPADRYAALLQGVAFVERLCFAYLEGLGADVSGPISVTGGATRSPYWTQLRADILGRDVILPAHAEPAFGAAAAAAAGDGSLTAAAEKMAGAGRVVPHRPEVHERFAEPYARFVGELRDRGYLGDDR
- a CDS encoding glycerophosphodiester phosphodiesterase; amino-acid sequence: MFLTIAHRGDPLVHRENTMPSFRSAVDKGANTVEFDLRLTRDGRIALLHDASLQRLWGVDAQFADLTLAELRAIDGEGYQVPEFAELIDEFDDVTFLVDLKTDDVVAPAVEALRKKPGAFERAIFVAARRGGREALIKLRQDEPDAIIGLDWTEENPAPADLLDAMKPQYFGPRWAVADAAEVPRMRAEGYRVWVGPLADPAQVAAAVAYGVDGLVADDIAELLSLLP
- a CDS encoding carbohydrate ABC transporter permease, with product MTVARKFSLYLSLTVVGVIMVGPLYWLFASSLKPSADIYSFPPAWWPTSFEWHNYVDAWKSAPFGDFYLNSIITTVAGTALEVANAVLTAYAFVFLRFPFKRVLFGILLAALMVPGHVVLLPNYLTVSELGWINTYQGIVIPGAASAFGAFLLRQHMLTLPDEIIDAARVDGAGHLRRLFSVVLPLSKPMVITVTIVSMVGKWNDFVWPLIVTNTNSMRTLPVGLLLLKNAEGYVNWGSVMAATVFVVLPVLVVFFIAQRQIVAGLTQGAVKG
- a CDS encoding DUF47 domain-containing protein → MPARIGDLLRDLSGRGDELLAQLVADQIAIAADGTRLAAALARGEVAASTARQRAAEIEHAGDDGRARLVQRLRRSVTSPVDREDLFRLSRSVDDVLDAVRDFIREADLFGLTALPACPPVLDALARGLAGLAEAVLRLPRNPVEAAELALRAKKQGLRTEYQHALSRLLDQPLTADVLKATLLLHRLDAAGTHLAAAADALADGVMKRFQ
- a CDS encoding FGGY-family carbohydrate kinase → MSRTRSSEPVVVGVDAGTTLTKAVAFSVTGEPLARAARPTRVDRVGPGWYEQDADLVVASVEEVLAELRESTGPVLAIGVTAQGDGLWLVDADGRPVRPAISWMDGRAAGIVRDWDAAGLLTAGFRRTGTLMFPGAQAPLLAWLAANEPEQLKRAAGAAYCKDVILHRLTGVRATDPTDQRDLLDLCGLGEHERLLLPARTAPSGRLPDGTPVVAALYDLPASALGAGVTAVGDGLLILGTTLACQVLVDAVDTAAEPAGLSLRTWAEGRWLRALPAMVGTAALDWALRLVSATVADLPDLLATGDSAGLSVLPYFSEAGERAPFVDPRARGRLDGLHLGTRPADVVRAVCEAIAYSARHCLTAAGLSGELTACGGGLATPAWAQIFADVLGRPIRVLAGQEVGARGAALAAAAALPGDVVFAPVPGIVYEPQTSYEDRYARYLDHVEQARNTW
- a CDS encoding NAD(P)-dependent oxidoreductase; this translates as MPPLKILAAGDHFVTPALLTAALRDRVGTAEIQELTLPWPLVPFGPVAEVDEASDAEDELIAALPGVQVLVTQMAPVTERVLAAAPDLRLVVVCRGGPVNVNLAAADRHGVTVRTTPGRNAIAAAEHAVALLLAALRQIPQIHQGVRDGQWRSDLYALDEVGSELAGTTAGLIGYGAIGARVARILRAFEATVLVYDPFVTTAPEGVDLVGLDELLARSTAVSLHARLTPENRHMIGAAQIARMPRGSVLVNTARGGLLDYEAVVDALDSGHLGAAAFDVYDAEPIPAGSRLLKAPRTVLTPHLAGATRQTAERAATLAAAEVASHYGLS
- a CDS encoding inositol monophosphatase family protein — translated: MLTAAQDAVDLAAGMLRTRLPGVLTAKGDRDMASEVDYAVERAVRSFLAERTPDVGFLGEEEGAAGAADGLTWVLDPVDGTVNLVHGIPLVAVSLGLVLAGTPILGVVDTPFLHRRYHAVRGDGAYADGRPIRASGVSRLADAVVAVGDYAVGEDADVKNADRLAVTGRLVPRVQRVRMLGSAAIDLVWVAEGRLDALVMLANKPWDTAAGVVIAREAGAQVVDRTGAPHTMASGETLAGAPQLLDELLPLVGVR
- a CDS encoding YjbQ family protein; translation: MESTVITVRTGGRPSVVDLTGQAADFVAGRGDGLLHVFAPHATAGIAIIETGAGSDDDLLTALDDLLPTDDRWRHRHGSPGHGRDHVLPAFIAPYATLPVLGGRIALGTWQSVCLVDPNGDNPTRQVRFSFLAG
- a CDS encoding carbohydrate ABC transporter permease; this encodes MSTLETARPATQQPDTPVRRRKPKRAREYLTFLALVAPNFILLAVFSYWPVIYNAYLSLTDWNLIAPMPTFVGLENYQELLTGHEFREVLLTTVIFVVGIVGGSLVLGLGVALLLNQKLKGRGVVRTMVFAPHVLSGAAVGLAWVFIFDPNYGLSRVAFSAIGQSSPSWLTDSGWALPAVMIVYLWKNVGFSAIVYLAGLQGMPKDLYESASLDGAGAWTVFRRITLPLLSPVTFFLMITTIISSFQAFDVIAVMTDGGPGGATTILSWYVYEKGFSDFEAGPAGAGAVVMFVILLVITLLQTRFVERKVHYR
- a CDS encoding histidine phosphatase family protein, giving the protein MTTLVLARHGRTAWHSPNRYAGRSDIPLDEHGRRQADALASWARSQEFTGLACSTLQRAQATVAPTASLLNMTPVVDARLRELDFGIAEGKTLPEVREIDPAAVDRFVADPVAHHFPGGEDPRDAVARTLTALAELAEGQEKLLVVAHNTLLRLVTCAVLGVPLSEYRRRLPELDPAATVTFRLTGDQYALLAYNVPLAAG
- a CDS encoding DeoR/GlpR family DNA-binding transcription regulator, which gives rise to MTASETADRGRPAQRQAEIAEYVMQQGSVSAADLAEMFHVSLMTVHRDLDELEKQGVVRKFRGGVSAQPSSVFESNVSYRLRAARTEKLALAQRARELVEPGMAVMLDDSTSTLELARLLVDAGPLTVITNFLETIKLLSGVRGIRLLSLGGEYYATHDSFLGVPCMEAIEALRVDLLFASTSAVSGSYAYHQEQEIVLVKRAMIRCAQRSVLLVDHTKLGRVALHRVAPLRDFDLVLTDSGAPAETLREMRENGVAYEIV
- a CDS encoding ABC transporter substrate-binding protein, whose protein sequence is MKTSLSRRSLLGLAGGALLAGPLAACGGGSGGGAGGFSQPEGKVPAQYGKRQRVVIWFPYTGATGDAFTKLVGKFNDSQQNIYLEAQFQGTYDEVAQKLAAGMQARQVPDMCIFSEVTWRKFYLNDALEPLNGYFGNGLATTDYVDTLIAEGTVKNDTWWVPFGRSTPLFYYNKTMFAQAGLPDRGPKTWAELREWAPALQKVKVNGQSPKLHAYPQVDGDWMFQGAVWQWDGNYSKNLDVTIDQGGAVEAGEFQRTLIHTDKQAYMAKSPKVDFANGLIATLQESTGTLGSLLKDAKFEVGAAFVPEQKKFGCPTGGGGLSLLAGVPKDRKQAAFEFIKFAAQAENAAQWSVDTGYLPATKAALTAPAMAQRFTERPAFKVAVDQLPKTQAQDIVRLMVPNANKVIYGGLQKIYADNKPAQEVFTEVATELRKNTDSVRDAISKHI